The Rhodospirillaceae bacterium sequence GATGCTTGTAGCCAATCCGCGTTGCGCCACCGCTCTTTGGATCAATAAGAGCCAGATTTGACGCATGGATGGGAAGCTCTTTCTCTTGAATCCCTCCGGGACTGTCCGCAGACGGCGATTGATGACGTTTCACGACGTTTATGCCCCGAACGACAACACGATTTTCCTCAGGCAAAGAACGAATAATTTCGCCCTTCTTTCCCTTGTCCCGTCCGGTCAACACGATAACAGAGTCACCTTTGCGAATTTTCATACGCCGACCCATCACAGAACCTCAGGCGCTAGGGAAATAATCTTCATGAACTTTTTTGACCGCAGCTCCCGCGTCACTGGGCCAAAAATGCGCGTACCAATCGGCTCGCCCTGTTTTGAAATCAACACGGCCGCGTTCTTGTCAAAGCGGATCGTCGAACCATCGGCGCGGCGAATTCCGTGTGCCGTACGCACAATAACCGCACGGTGAATTTCACCTTTCTTCACCTTTGCGCGTGGAATCGCATCCTTCACCGAGACAACAATAATGTCACCTAGGCTAGCCGTCTTGCGCTTCGAGCCACCAAGAACCTTGATGCACTGAACGCGCTTGGCACCGGAGTTATCCGCGACTTCCAGATTTGATTGCATCTGAATCATGTTTTACGTCTTTCCCTTCGCCCTTGCTTTAAGCGGATTCCGAAAGAATAATCCACCGCTTACGCTTTGAAATTGGGCGGCATTCCTGAATTCGTACCGACTCGCCTATTTTGCAGCGATTTTCTTCATCGTGAACGGCATATTTCTTTGACCGCCGAATAAACTTTTTATAGAGCGGATGGCGAAACTGGCGCTCAACGCTGACAACCACAGTCTTGTCCGCCGCATCGCTCACAACCGTTCCTTGAAGAGTCCGCTTAGGCATTCAATTCCTCCGCCGCCTGCTTTTTAGCGCTTAAGATCGTCTTGATTCGGGCAATGTCGCGTCGTGCATGGCGGACGCGCGCCGTGCCCTCAAGCTGGCCGCTTGCCCGTTGGAAGCGCAGGTTTAAAAGCTCCTTCCGCAAGGAGAGGAGAGTATCCCCC is a genomic window containing:
- a CDS encoding 50S ribosomal protein L24 gives rise to the protein MGRRMKIRKGDSVIVLTGRDKGKKGEIIRSLPEENRVVVRGINVVKRHQSPSADSPGGIQEKELPIHASNLALIDPKSGGATRIGYKHLDDGRKVRFAKKSGEMIDS
- a CDS encoding 50S ribosomal protein L29, with protein sequence MKAEDLRTKSLDELGDTLLSLRKELLNLRFQRASGQLEGTARVRHARRDIARIKTILSAKKQAAEELNA
- a CDS encoding 50S ribosomal protein L14 — translated: MIQMQSNLEVADNSGAKRVQCIKVLGGSKRKTASLGDIIVVSVKDAIPRAKVKKGEIHRAVIVRTAHGIRRADGSTIRFDKNAAVLISKQGEPIGTRIFGPVTRELRSKKFMKIISLAPEVL
- the rpsQ gene encoding 30S ribosomal protein S17, producing the protein MPKRTLQGTVVSDAADKTVVVSVERQFRHPLYKKFIRRSKKYAVHDEENRCKIGESVRIQECRPISKRKRWIILSESA